A window from Halomicrobium urmianum encodes these proteins:
- a CDS encoding oligosaccharyl transferase, archaeosortase A system-associated, protein MSQWRGRLEENPELERAVDWLDEYYHLVLGALLLGFMLWNRVRPWDNFVVDGEILFSGNDPWYHYRTTVYTVQNWPTTMPFDPWTYFPNGTSSGQFGTLYDQIMATAALVVGLGSPSTETIKMVMLFTPPVFALAVAVVAYVIGKRVGGRAGGVVTLAVVALAAGRFLQRSMVGFTDHHVAEALFQALGILGVMVAVTVAQRDKPVYEQFRDREFTPLRETVGWSLLAGFAVVLYLWTWPPGVLLLGILGVYFLLQLTIEFLRGESPEHTAIAGAITMATAGTLILPAFQTLQITATDFSLLHPLLSYGVAAGCVFMAWLAREFERRDAGRLLYPATVGGILIVGAGLVAVLLPDVFGYIANNVERVVGFGASGSALTVGEVQPLEFSAVFPFYGFTFFVAMVGAVAVLVREVTGRVSAQEFLLVVWLAFITAATFTQGRFEYYLTVPVAVMTGYVVAGIFRWIAADVREDGIKTYQAITVVATLLVVFAPMAAVNPATSIAGYDRPGEDIEGWSDGLGWFNESTPAEGQFGGANNELDYYGTYDVTDDFDYESGQYGVMSWWDYGHWITTQGKAIPNANPFQQGATMAANYLLAPNETQANDVLEQIDEDDAKTRYVAVDWQMVGTSYGGKFGAPPAFYNVTEERPGPYTRQISFPLQGGNGFFIQHRQAYYETQMVRLYKFHGSAARPQPVVVDWDVSENARGQSVRVAPENGQTVRSFDSMQEARQYVQEDGTAAIGGIGGIPSERVPALEHYRMVGASEQSATESREYNVGKLYEAYGLGLQTTGAANGSQCPSDVSVGLGNGQKACLTEGTENALTNTDPQWVKFFERVPGATVEGTGPENATVTARVEMENPAANETFTYTQRTQTDDQGNFEMTLPYSTTGYGEYGPEEGYTNVSVRANSSYQFSASTAGQNATPQIWFGTADVTEGQVIGENESAVTVEMESSTIQQQESGGNATDGNATVGNETESGGALTDDGAANETDGTTGGGNATTETASSIGVAAAPRR, encoded by the coding sequence ATGAGTCAATGGCGGGGCCGCCTTGAGGAGAACCCCGAACTCGAGCGGGCCGTCGACTGGCTGGACGAGTACTACCACCTCGTCCTCGGTGCTCTCCTGCTCGGGTTCATGCTGTGGAATCGCGTCCGTCCCTGGGACAACTTCGTGGTAGACGGGGAGATCCTGTTCAGCGGGAACGACCCGTGGTACCACTACCGCACGACCGTCTACACGGTGCAGAACTGGCCGACGACGATGCCGTTCGATCCGTGGACGTACTTCCCTAACGGGACCTCGTCGGGTCAGTTCGGGACGCTGTACGACCAGATCATGGCGACGGCGGCGCTCGTCGTCGGTCTCGGGTCCCCCTCCACCGAGACGATCAAGATGGTGATGCTGTTCACGCCGCCGGTGTTCGCCCTCGCAGTCGCCGTCGTCGCGTACGTCATCGGCAAGCGCGTCGGCGGTCGCGCCGGGGGCGTGGTGACCCTCGCCGTCGTCGCGCTGGCGGCTGGCCGGTTCCTCCAGCGTAGCATGGTCGGGTTCACCGACCACCACGTCGCCGAGGCGCTGTTTCAGGCACTGGGCATTCTGGGCGTGATGGTCGCCGTAACCGTCGCGCAGCGCGACAAGCCCGTCTACGAGCAGTTCCGCGACCGGGAGTTCACCCCGCTCCGGGAGACGGTCGGCTGGAGCCTCCTCGCGGGGTTCGCCGTCGTGCTGTACCTCTGGACGTGGCCGCCGGGCGTCCTCCTGCTCGGTATCCTGGGGGTGTACTTCCTGCTCCAGCTCACGATCGAGTTCCTCCGCGGCGAGAGTCCGGAGCACACCGCCATCGCGGGCGCCATCACGATGGCCACCGCCGGGACGCTGATCCTGCCGGCCTTCCAGACCCTCCAGATCACCGCGACCGACTTCTCGCTGCTGCATCCGCTGCTGTCCTACGGCGTGGCCGCGGGCTGCGTCTTCATGGCCTGGCTCGCCCGGGAGTTCGAGCGCCGGGACGCCGGGCGGCTGCTGTACCCCGCCACCGTTGGCGGCATCCTGATCGTCGGCGCCGGCCTGGTCGCCGTGCTCCTCCCGGACGTCTTCGGCTACATCGCGAACAACGTCGAGCGCGTGGTCGGGTTCGGCGCGTCGGGATCGGCCCTGACAGTCGGCGAGGTCCAGCCCCTCGAATTCAGCGCCGTGTTCCCGTTCTACGGGTTCACGTTCTTCGTCGCGATGGTCGGTGCGGTCGCCGTCCTCGTCCGCGAGGTGACCGGCCGCGTCTCGGCCCAGGAGTTCCTGCTGGTCGTCTGGCTGGCCTTCATCACGGCCGCGACGTTCACGCAGGGCCGGTTCGAGTACTACCTCACCGTTCCGGTCGCCGTGATGACGGGCTACGTCGTCGCGGGTATCTTCCGGTGGATCGCCGCTGACGTCCGCGAGGACGGTATCAAGACCTATCAGGCGATCACCGTGGTCGCGACGCTGCTGGTCGTGTTCGCTCCGATGGCCGCCGTCAATCCCGCGACGAGCATCGCCGGCTACGACAGGCCGGGAGAGGACATCGAGGGCTGGTCCGACGGGCTGGGCTGGTTCAACGAGAGCACGCCCGCCGAGGGGCAGTTCGGCGGCGCGAACAACGAACTGGACTACTACGGGACCTACGACGTCACCGACGACTTCGACTACGAGTCGGGGCAGTACGGCGTCATGTCTTGGTGGGACTACGGCCACTGGATAACGACGCAGGGTAAGGCGATTCCCAACGCCAACCCGTTCCAGCAGGGCGCGACGATGGCGGCCAACTACCTGCTGGCGCCCAACGAGACGCAGGCCAACGACGTCCTCGAGCAGATCGACGAGGACGACGCGAAGACCCGCTACGTCGCCGTCGACTGGCAGATGGTCGGAACCAGCTACGGCGGGAAGTTCGGCGCCCCGCCGGCGTTCTACAACGTGACCGAGGAGCGGCCGGGGCCCTACACGCGGCAGATTTCCTTCCCGCTGCAGGGCGGTAACGGCTTCTTCATCCAGCACCGGCAGGCCTACTACGAGACGCAGATGGTGCGGCTCTACAAGTTCCACGGGAGCGCCGCCCGGCCCCAGCCGGTCGTCGTCGACTGGGACGTCTCAGAGAACGCCCGGGGACAGTCGGTACGCGTCGCACCCGAGAACGGACAGACGGTCCGCTCGTTCGACAGCATGCAGGAGGCCCGCCAGTACGTCCAGGAGGACGGCACGGCCGCGATCGGCGGCATCGGCGGCATCCCCAGCGAACGCGTCCCCGCCTTGGAGCACTACCGCATGGTCGGCGCGAGCGAGCAGTCGGCCACGGAGAGCCGCGAGTACAACGTCGGCAAGCTCTACGAGGCCTACGGTCTCGGACTCCAGACGACAGGCGCCGCCAACGGGAGCCAGTGTCCGAGCGACGTCTCCGTCGGCCTCGGCAACGGGCAGAAGGCCTGCCTGACGGAGGGGACCGAGAACGCGCTGACGAACACCGATCCGCAGTGGGTGAAGTTCTTCGAGCGCGTGCCCGGCGCCACAGTCGAGGGCACCGGCCCCGAGAACGCGACCGTCACGGCCCGCGTCGAGATGGAGAACCCCGCGGCCAACGAGACGTTCACGTACACCCAGCGGACCCAGACCGACGACCAGGGCAACTTCGAGATGACGCTCCCGTACTCGACCACGGGCTACGGCGAGTACGGCCCCGAGGAGGGGTACACGAACGTGAGCGTCCGAGCCAACTCCAGCTACCAGTTCAGCGCCAGCACCGCCGGCCAGAACGCCACCCCGCAGATCTGGTTCGGCACCGCGGACGTGACCGAGGGACAGGTCATCGGCGAGAACGAATCGGCCGTCACCGTCGAGATGGAGAGCAGCACGATCCAGCAGCAGGAGTCCGGCGGCAACGCGACGGACGGCAACGCCACCGTCGGTAACGAGACCGAGAGCGGCGGGGCCCTGACCGACGACGGCGCCGCGAACGAGACCGACGGGACGACCGGCGGCGGAAACGCGACGACGGAGACGGCCAGCAGCATCGGCGTCGCCGCGGCGCCCCGGCGGTAG